GCAGCCACCATATCTTCATGCTGCCTTCATCGATTCCAGCTCCGCTTGCTATGGCTTTACTCATTTCATTCCAATCGACCGAGCCCTTTTCAAAGCTTGTAGTGTGATCCCCGGATTGCTCAGTTCCTACTGGTTTCCAGCCCTCACTCGTATATGTTTGAGCAACATTGCCATCTCCGCTGCCTTCCACTTCCACAAGTTCGGCATCTCCCGCTTTTTCTGAATCTGCACCATCTTCAGCCTTCTCTTCTGCATCTTCCTCTGTTGCTTTACTATCTTCTTCTACTGCATCTTCTTCTGTTGCTTCACTATCTCCTACTGCGTCTTCCTTCTCTGAATCCGTTTCTTCCTCTTTCCCAGCAGGCTTGTCCGCTACTTTCCCCGAATCTGTATCGGCGATTTGCTTCGGTTCAGTCGTAGCTTTTTTTGTTTCGGTGCCATCATCACTTAAGAAAATCGTGACTGCGACAATGACGATTAAAATGGAAACGATGGTGATTGCAATATTATATATTTTATTTACTTTTCTTTTTTGATCTCTCTGATTAAAACGTGAGCCCAAGGTCCATTCCTCCCTTACCATTTCTTACTGACTCATTTTAACATGATTTAGCCAGAGATAGAAGGGAAGGGTTTCCTACACCTTTCGTCAATTCTCGCTTTTGTCCTGGTCCTTGGAGTACAGGACTTTTACAATATCTGAAAAAAGAGGCGTCATGCTGGAACTGTTTTCCTTCGTTTCAAAACTTACGGTAACAAGAGCATATTTGGGATCTTTATATGGAAAGTAGCCCGCAAACCATTTATTCAGCTGCCCCTTTTTGATATTGGTCTGAGCCGTTCCAGACTTGCCAGCGACCTCCACAGGCAAATCTCTCAAGGAAGCGCCCGTCCCTTTCTCTTCCGTCACGACCTTCCTAAGAAGATGCTGCATCTTCATCGTTGTATATGGAGACAGTGTATCACCGCCAATAGTTTGATTGGGAAAATCGACTACCGTCGTACTATTGTTAAATTCGACCTTGGAAACGGCTTTGACCTGTTCCTTCTTGCCGCCGCGGGCAATCGTTGCCATCATATTCGCTATCGCGAGCGGTGTCGTTTGGACATCCTGCTGGCCAATTGCTGTTTTGGCAATCATTTTAGGATCTTTTTTTAAATCGTCATCATGCCAGACCTTCCCGGTTTGTTCTTGATGCAATTGAGTGACTTCAGTGTGATAGACGTCCCCTTGCCAGCCCGATTCACCAACCAGCCCTAACATTTTTGCATATTTGTCCAAAAATTCCGGATCCTTCTCTGCTATTTCCTGTGACAATTCGGCAAACGTCCTGTTGCAGCTCTGGGCAAAGCTATTTTCAAAATTAAGCATGCCCAGTTCCCTCTGTTTATCCGTTTTGCCGTCTATCGTCAAATTACAATTAAATGTCCTGGTGGGACTAGCCGCTTCATAATCGATGGCCGCTGCTGCCGTGACCGTTTTAAAGACGGAACCCGGCGTTTTTTGAGTCAGCATCATATTGACGGCCCCTTCGCCATTCGGATCTTTTACATTAAGTGCCGGACGTGATACCATTGCGACGATTTCACTTTTTTCGATATCGATCAGTACGAGACCGCCTTTTTTTATCCCGCGTTCATCGACGAGCTTCTCCGCTTTCTCCTGAATTTCTTTATCGATCGTCGTCACGACCTTCACCGGGTAAAGCGGATTTGCAGGTTCCACATATTTAACATCTACACCGAACATTGGGCCTCCACTGGCGTCCACGTGAAAAACGAGCTTCGATTCCCCAGAGGAAAGCAAGAACTCATCGAAGGTCCTTTGCAGCCCCGTATTGCCTATTTTCGTTTCAGGAGATAAATTCATGTCCGGATAACGTTTTTTCTTTTCCGCATCTGATATATTCGTCGTTCCGATCAATTGCGCTGCAGGGGTCTGATCAGGATATAATTTCTCATTCACGGCAAAGACCCCGGGAATCTTCAATTCATTGATTGCCTTGGATTGACTGGACGTCAACTCTATCGGTTCATCTCCGCCAAATACGAATGGTTCATCCGCTTGTTCTATCGCCCGTTTTAACTCCGCTTCCGATTTGCCTATTATCGAGGCCACTTCATCTATGGGCCATGTCATTTTTTTTAAAAATGGAAATAGGACGAGCGTCGGGATTTCTTCATGTGCAAGCGGTTCTCCATTTCTGTCATAAAACTTTCCGCGTCCATCATCAATCTTTAATACTTGTGAACGCTGATTCACGCTTGCTTCTAACAGGTTCACATCATGCTTTGAAAAAGATTCTGTCGATACAAGTTGGATATAGGCAAGCCTGCCTATGAGCATCAGCATGAAAGTGGTCAAAAAAACAGCCAGCAACCTCATTCGTTTCTTTTTCATAAAATA
The DNA window shown above is from Peribacillus sp. FSL P2-0133 and carries:
- a CDS encoding YrrS family protein, which produces MGSRFNQRDQKRKVNKIYNIAITIVSILIVIVAVTIFLSDDGTETKKATTEPKQIADTDSGKVADKPAGKEEETDSEKEDAVGDSEATEEDAVEEDSKATEEDAEEKAEDGADSEKAGDAELVEVEGSGDGNVAQTYTSEGWKPVGTEQSGDHTTSFEKGSVDWNEMSKAIASGAGIDEGSMKIWWLQNGGSSSTAIGTVSEGDDPKTYRVYIEWVDGSGWKPVKVEELKTNDKR
- a CDS encoding penicillin-binding transpeptidase domain-containing protein — its product is MKKKRMRLLAVFLTTFMLMLIGRLAYIQLVSTESFSKHDVNLLEASVNQRSQVLKIDDGRGKFYDRNGEPLAHEEIPTLVLFPFLKKMTWPIDEVASIIGKSEAELKRAIEQADEPFVFGGDEPIELTSSQSKAINELKIPGVFAVNEKLYPDQTPAAQLIGTTNISDAEKKKRYPDMNLSPETKIGNTGLQRTFDEFLLSSGESKLVFHVDASGGPMFGVDVKYVEPANPLYPVKVVTTIDKEIQEKAEKLVDERGIKKGGLVLIDIEKSEIVAMVSRPALNVKDPNGEGAVNMMLTQKTPGSVFKTVTAAAAIDYEAASPTRTFNCNLTIDGKTDKQRELGMLNFENSFAQSCNRTFAELSQEIAEKDPEFLDKYAKMLGLVGESGWQGDVYHTEVTQLHQEQTGKVWHDDDLKKDPKMIAKTAIGQQDVQTTPLAIANMMATIARGGKKEQVKAVSKVEFNNSTTVVDFPNQTIGGDTLSPYTTMKMQHLLRKVVTEEKGTGASLRDLPVEVAGKSGTAQTNIKKGQLNKWFAGYFPYKDPKYALVTVSFETKENSSSMTPLFSDIVKVLYSKDQDKSEN